The genomic window GACACGTGGGGGGTGCTGGCTGCGTGGTTCTGGGGGCAAACTCTTGCTCTCTCAACAGTAAATTAAGTTGCAGCGTTGAAGGTATCTTTGTTTCCAAATTCTTTTCCAATACTACTAAGAAGTATCCACTTCATGCTTGAATTGCTTGAAATAATTATGTTGTATCCTTATCTTTTGGCCCGGTTCCTGCGTTGTATCAGGGCGATATCTATTGCAGGATGTATTTAGAAGCTAAATGCTTTCGTGGGGCATCTGATAATGTAATAGTTGAGAAAAATGTACACTGCCTGAAATACTTTGCTGGGAGCTCAATGCACAGAAGTGCAAATTGGCTTCTCTTGTGTTGGGAAGTGCTCAGGAGAGCCATACCCAGCCTGTTGGTGCTATTCTGTGGACAGTGGTGCATTCTTTACATTGCAACATTTGAGTGACTTCTGCTCAGTAATCCTTTCTGAGGTTTAAATTCTGATTCTGACGTGTACAGGTTTCCTTGTGTTGTTATCAGTGGCTGCAGGTTTGCTCTGGCAGTCAGTAGGCACCTCGGAACTGAGCAAGCTGATACAGAGATGTGAAGAGGGTGGGAAAAGCTGGGTGTGTTGTGGTGACAGAAGGGACTGGGGAGGAGGAAGCTCTTGGTGTTGTAagctctgcaggaggagaagaaCTGTTTGAGCTTTAAGGCTTGAGAGGAGCAGCTTTGCTTCTGCAGCCTGCACAGAACGAAGCAGGTGTAGAAGTTGTCCCTGTTGAGAAACATAGACTGGAATCACGGTCTGTTTTTATGCAGGTGAGCTCCGGAAGAGCAgtgcttaaagaaaaagaagttgatATGTGTATATTTACTGACTCCTCCTAAATTCAATTTAAGTGGTGTTTTGAAGTTTGCTAAGCCACAAGTTTTTTTATGTAACAAGATAAAGTGCACTGATAGCCTCCCCTGCACACACCCCCTCCAGTTTGTGCCTATGGAGGCTGGTGACAGCTCTGGGACCTGTTCCAGCCCTAAATGTCCTGTGAAGGATGATACAGGGAGCTCCTCCCTGCACCATGGGCAGACTTTGACCTGCAGGGTTCTGTGTGCAGGAGATAAGGACAGGCACTGCCGTGCAGGTTTTGGATTCTGTCAGCATTGCATCTGGGTCTGATTCCCATCACTTGGGTGAGATGGCTTTAACAAAATGTTAGCAGGGAGCTTCTGCTTCTGGATGCAAACTGTACCTTATGTCAGCCCTTCTGAGCAAAGCAAgctgtcctggcagcagcaTTCCTTGGCTGTGTGTGGGTAAGGGCTCCTGCTGGCTGTGTTGATCAGGTATTGCATCACTGCCCAGCTCTGGTGTGGTCGTGGCTGAAATGCTGCACAGCATGGCTTGGTTTATAGCCCAGCATTTAGAGCGTGGAAGGTCTTACAAGAAAAGGAGCTGCCAGTGTCATGGGAACAGTTGTCTTTAATAGATGAGGGGTAGGGCAGTGATGCTGATTTAAGGACAAGAAGGCTGGTGAGGTTTTCTGGTTCTGACAATGTTGGCCAGGTGAGGATTAGTGGTGCAGGGAGgtccttctttgtttttccctctttgctCCATGGCATGTTTGCTGCTtggtggagctgtgctgtgtgctgggacgAGCAGCATTCTTTGGCATCAGACTTTGCAAGGACAAAGGGCTTGCACCAGGGAAAATGCCCTCTGAAGGCAGTGGGATTCTTtctcaaggaagagatgcagagTGTTACTCCTATTTTATACTATGTATCATCCAGCAGAACCCAAAACATCTCAAGTTTCCATTCATAGTCTGACTGAGGAGCAGCAAAACATAAAGCATAATTATGCTGACATAAACCACAGTGTGTTTTTAGTGTAGCACAGCATTCTGAATGGTGTCCTGTTTGATATTCTGGTTCTTAGTTCTAAACTCCATGGGTGATTGTACTTCTGGAGTGTTTGGATGGCAGACAGTGAATTGGTTGttccttaaaatgaaaacaaaacttgagAATTGATTGATTCTAAACTTTCTTAAACCATTTGTGCTTTGTCTCTGTTCATCCAGCAGTGGATGTGCCTGATGATGGTTTGTAAGATGGGTTTTTTGaggtatttaaaaagaaagcaattgaTTCTGATTTTtagtaacaaaaaaaagcctagGGTGAAATTTCTTCCTAGTGGGAGAAATCTGTTGTTTGCTTTTCGGTTTGGCAGATGTAAAGGAGCAATTAATTTGTAGATAGTACAAACAGTTCCACTTCCTCTTCCTAGAatgggtggtggtggtttgaGGCTGGCTGACCTTGGTAGGCAGTGCTGCTCACCACGTGTGTCCctcccatcagcagcagcacttctgcttgGCTTTTGTGGCTGAtatgcagagagcagctgggggAAAAGATGGTTTTACTGCCACGAGATTGAAAAGTTGCTGCAGTGAGCAAATTTTGCTATGTAGCGTTGTGCTGTTGGGTTGTTCCCCTAAATCATGTAACTATGGGGACAGGTGTGCCTGTGGTTGGTGGCACTGGGCAGCAAGGATGAACACAAATGTGAGTATCATTCAAGGACAAAGCTGACAAAGCATGTGACAAAATTCTGATCAAGTCCTTTTGCTGTTGCAACTTCAGGGTATTGAGATGCATTGGGAAGGTAAGAATTTAATGTGGGGGATGGGGGAGTATGTGCAAATTGTAATGATGAGAGGTGGGTTGTGTTAGTGTCATTTCAAACCCTGACCAGAAGGACACAGTAACCCTCCTTTGTGCCTGCACAGGGGTAGGGTAAAGAACACAGAGCTGTATTTACTTTGGAAGGGCTAAACTGACCTTGcaaatctgtatttctgagcTGTAGGTTGAGTCACTGTACTGTGACTGTGAGATTATTAAAACACTTTGAGCCAGTAGCTGAGCTTTCAGAGTCAAACCTTTATAGTGTTAGAACCCACGTGTTTGGTGTTAGGAAAACAACCATCCCCAAGCAAgctcttctctgcctttctgttgAGAGAAGGGCTGGGGAGGGCCGTCCTGAGGCTGTAACATCATCTGAAGTGGTTCTTCCAGCTGCCCCAGCATAGGGAGAATCCATGGCTCTGGTCCCCAGCTGCCTGACAGGCTGCTTGTGGCCCCACACTGGCAGCATGGAGGGGGAGGAAGTTGTTTCTCTGTTGTTTGGGGGATCCTTATGGGTGGAAGCACATCAGAGCAATGCTTCCTGGTGCCACTCTAGGGATGCTGAAGGGATGGTCTGAATTTTAGCACTGACTTTGGGCTCATAATCTTTTAAGCGTTTGTAGGTGCTTCTCTTGATTCCTGAAACATACtgggaggggggaaaggaagTGGATGTGTGGAATAAAAAGGCGCTCTGCAGCAATGAGTGAAtagttcttaatttttttttcatgttctgtaaTACCAGCCTTCTTTAAATGCATGAATGGAGAGGATGGAGTTGGTCattacatttgctttctctcaACGTTTTAATTTGCTCAgtgatcatttattttttacactGACTGAACTCCTTTTCCCCCTGACTCCAGGCCCTatgagaaaaagggaaagctAAGGATGCTGGAGCAGAACAAtggatttctctttctctttcatgcAAGGGATCATGGGAAACACAAttcagcaaccacctcagctCATTGACTCAGCCAACATCCGCCAGGAGGATGCCTTTGATGCCAGCAGTGACATTGCTGAAGATGGTGGACAGACGCCGTACGAAGCTGCCCTACAGCAAGGCTTTCAGTACCCAACACCCACGGCGGAGGATCTGCCCCCCATTGCTAATGGCTACCCGGCCACCATCAATATGTACGAACCTCAAGCCAAATTCCAGACGTACAGTCAATATCCCAATGGTTCTGCCAATGGTTTTGGTACAGTTAGAAACTTTAGTCCCCCGGAGTATTACCACATGGAAAACTCGAACGCGAGGCCGCATGAAGTTCTGGAAAAGCCTTCCCCTCCACagccacccccacccccaccttCAGTTTCACAGACGGTGATTCCAAAGAAGACTGGCTCACCAGAAATCAAACTAAAAATAACCAAAACTATCCAGAACGGCAGGGAATTGTTTGAGTCCTCTCTTTGTGGGGACCTTTTAAATGAAGTACAAGCGAGTGAGTATGCTAAGGCAAAACATgaagggaggaaagagaaaaggaaaaaaagtagcaaGCACGACTCTTCCCGATCGGAAGAGCGCAAGTCGCACAAAATCCCAAAATTAGAACCAGAGGAACAAAATGTAAGTGTGATAATAGCTTCGGCCATCTGTATGCCTGGTATTGTTGGTGGAGTATGCttcttcagcagtgttttttcctctcttctgggTGTGTATGGGATTAGACATAAGTTGGATGATTTTCGTGGTGTGTTTTTAACATGGTGTTGGTAATGCAGTCTCTGCAAATAACCAACATGCAGTGGGACTTGTCACATTTCTGTGGGCATCCTTCAGCAGTCCTTCCCTGCTTCTCTGAGGCTGCACATGAATTAAGGTGGAATTGGGTTTACTATCTGAACGTTTTTCTATTGCTTGTTACAGCAGAACCTTGTTCTTTGCAGGGGTTGGGAGGGTATTTTCTGGTTTGCAATGCTACTTTGAAGTTGGAATAAGGAATCACCACACTTGTTTTTTGGGCTTGTGgttgcttttctccttgctatgtattttttcagtttgttttcattaatgtgcttgttttggttttactttCCCCTTatgctgtttgtgtttgttttccttttttccttttcattgttTCCCATTTCCTAGAGACCAAACGAGAGGCTTAGCATGCTGTCTGAAAGGCCAAGAGAAGATGCAGTGTTGGAGGAAGCCCCGGTTAGTACATGTAGTCATTAACACTTTCTGCTTTGTCGCTGCTTTTCTACCAGTTATGTCATGGGTTCTTTAGTTTGTCACATAAATGAGCCACCATTTCCTTGAAATGCTTCTTACTTTTGTGTCAGAGTTTCTCTTTTGCCATATTTATTGTCTTATTTTCTCCTAAAAGCAGCATTCTTAATCAACTTACGGAGGaggcatttatttttgatttttgttgtggttttagGATCattggtgtggtttttttccccactgttgTGTGTCTTGTTTGATCAGTGACTGTTGTGTGTAAATCCGAGCTGTTAAGCTTGTCTTGTTCTCTCTAGGTGCAGCAGTTCTTGCCTTCTCTTCCAACACAAGTCAGCCATGACGTCAAGTTTCAGGTTGGCGATCTGGTTTGGTCCAAAGTGGGAACATACCCATGGTGGCCTTGCATGGTTTCATGTGATCCACAGCTTGATGTGCATACCAAAATCAATACAAGAGGTAAGGGAGGAAGGTCACTGCCAGAATACATCAGGTGTCTCTGGTTGTTtctgcactaaaaaaaaaatcccatctttTCAATTTCCTCTGTGGGATGGAGTCTGCTGGTGCGTGTGCTAAGCAGGACTATTACTGTAATGATAAAAGTAGGGCTTTTAAAATTACCTCCACAAAATGAGCCTATGCAAACTAGGTGTGAGCACTTTCCTGAAGTCAGTGTGTTTATGAGAAGACATCTGGTAAGTCTGAGAACATCCAGTGTGGGCAGGGTGCGTTCATCTTCCCATCCTGAACTACTCTGAATCCGGGCCTGTCTTATTTCTGAACTTTCTAAACTAACCTTGGTATTTCCAACTGCAGCAATTGAGCGGTGTGGAGGAGGAAAGTGTAAACTAAACCAAAAGAGGCATTCATAAAACTGCTTACTAGAACTTTTCAATTTCAGGTGCCCGTGAATACCATGTTCAGTTTTTTAGCAACCAGCCAGAACGGGCGTGGGTGCACGAGAAGCGAGTTCGGGAGTACAAAGGACACAAACAATACGAGCAGTTATTGGCAGAGGCTGCTAAGCAAGCCAGCAACCattctgagaaacagaaggTATGATGAACACTGGTTGTGGAGAGGGGTATCTGTGAAAGTGAAACTCGTGGGGGCAGTTCTGAAACAGCGGTGCTTTATTGTGTGAAGGCTTGGCTGCATTTTGCTGGCAAAAGCATTACTGGTGGAGATAACTGAAATGTTACCATGTTACCTTTTCCACTGAGGAGCTTGATAGCTTAACTTTGTTCCTGGTGACAGCTGTCATCCTGGGCGAGGAGATGACTTTGCATCTTAGTGAGAATATTAAATAAAGGTAGAATCTGTGCTCGCTTTTAGCTGCTTCTCTGTGTAGACGCAGAACTTAAGTCAGTATTTATGCTAATCAAAATACTGTTGTGGAAGGAGAAGGATTTGTATGGAAAAATATGGAGGATGTAAAATGTAGATAAATTAGGTTTAATCTCATAGCAGGATCGTGGACTTTGAATGCTGTCTGCTCTTGTCTTTCCTGAGTTCGTAGTTCAGGGCAGACGCTTTCAGTGCTGATGGTCATTCAATCCAACCACTGTCTGCTCATATTCCGAGCACGGGGTTCGCTGTCTACCTTTCAAACTGTATCCTGTACGTGGAAAGCAAACTTATATCTGTTGCCTTAGAGATGTAAGGACCCTCAGGATGCTTCAGTGTAATTAGCAGCTTGTCTTTGTTCCTTAAGATTCGCAAACCAAGGCCGCAAAGAGAGCGTGCTCAGTGGGATATTGGTATTGCCCACGCTGAGAAAGCGTTGAAAATGACTCGGGAAGAAAGGATAGAACAATACACCTTCATTTATATAGACAAAGAGCCAGAGGAGGTTTTGTcaaaagccaaaaaggccgCTGCTTCTAAATCAGAGACCAAGAAGAACCGGCGTCCAAAGCCAGCATTGAACACCCAGCCAGAGCATGGCAGTGTGATAACAGGATCACCTTCCAGTGCAGAGCTGCGAAGGCAGAGCCAACGGAGGCAGTCGAGTGCGGAAGAGGAGGAGCCACCACCTGTGAAAATTGCATGGAAAACAGCTGCAGCTAGAAAATCCTTACCAGCCTCGATAACCATGCACAACTTGGATCTTCAGAAATGTAACATGTCTCCGGTTGTTAAAATTGAACAGGTTTTTGCTCTTCAAAatgctgcaggggatggcaAACTCATCGATCAGTTTGTTTATTCCACTAAGGTATGTACTTTGTGTAGTGATTCCTTTTCTCCTAAGTTACTCCAAGTTTATCTTGTTGTGGAGCTTAAACCAGCACCCGCTATACTTTCACAGTGCACATTTCTTTGGTTGGAGGGATTAAATCTAACATAAGGCAGGAAGCTCCAACAATCTTCTGTTGTATTCaacttttaatttcagtgcatCCCAAAGCCTCTGGCAGTGACTGTATTGACTGCTGGCCAAGAAGCTCCCTGCAGATGGTCACATACTTGCTGATGAGATGTTCAAAATGCTGAAGCTGTTTAATTCTAGTTGAAATAACAGAGCAATTCTCTGAAAACCTTAAAAACCAGGTTATTTGgggaaaacagatgaaattaCAGAAGTGTTAATAAAGTATTGAAAAACTAATGATTACGTTTTGCATAACAGACTTCTAAAATGAGTTCTGCCTCCTAGCTTCCTTCAGGTGCACAGCAGCTTCTCGCAGTCAGTGTAAGGAAAAGGTTTAGGACTATTTCTCTGCCTCCTTCTTCTGCCTCTCTACCTGGAGAGTATTTATTTCATCCTAAGCATTATAGAGAAGGTAATGTTTAGAAAAGttgctggatttttttgttttccttgtatgTAAGGGGAGATGGAGAGGGATGGAAAGTTTGGCAAAGAAGCAGTTCAGTAGTATAGATCACTTATATGTGTTGCATTGAAGGGTTTCTGTTCTGACTGAAGATTAATGTGCCTGGAAGCCATAATACATGGAAGTAGGCTGACAAAATCTTTTTGTGTCgtgttgttggtttgtttttttttcctaagggaGTTggtaacaaagcagaaataagcGTCAAAGGACAAGAGAAGCTTAATTCTTCAGCCAgccagagaaatgaaaaagcaacgTGCAATGTGCAGAATGCATCCTCTCCTGAAACAACTTCTGGGTCAGCAGGTAGGCAAAGTGCAGGGGCTTTGAATTTTAACAGTCTGGCATTTAAATTCACACGTGAAAACTGGCATTTTCTTGTTAGATAAAAACGATTTTGAACGTCTTTCCATTTATGTTATAGCTCTCCCAAACATAATACACGAGGAGCCCAGATGTTTGAGGAACACAGGATGTCTTTCTGATGCACTTGAGCTGCTTAAGCCTCTGAACTTCCAGCACTTGCAGCTTGCAGTATCCAAGTCCAATTATTAGAAGGCCAGATGCCTTGTGGGGAGCAGATGGCAAGTTGTTTTAGAAGACAGGACAGCATAGTAGGCATGTGTTAGAGTATTGTAATGGCTTTTGGCACTGCGTGTAAAATATGACAGTGGAGATCAAAAGAAGACAATCTGGAGGTGACGTAATTCAGTAAGGAGTGGTTTTGAAATGTGGGTGCTTTACCAAATTTTGTTGATGAATTTCATTATGACCTTTGTAGAggacagtgttgtttttttccctaactGCTTCAGCTCACTCCATCAGCAGCATGATGCAATGCTTGGTTCTGAAGGTGTTTTAGGGGCCCCATCATAaaacaatgatatttttgaagCACTCTCTGAGGAAGAAACATTGGAGCAAATAATGGAACTTGAGACTGAAAAGGGAGAGCCTGGAACAAGCTATTTGAAGCCTAATTTGTAGCACAGTAATAGAGAAGTGCAAGAAGAAAACCGGATTGAGTGCTTCCTAGATTTGGAACAGAAAACCaatgtgttttttgtgtgtgttttgattCTGAGGAATAGCTAATGGGAATTTGTCCAAACGGTTTTATCTTCTCCCCACCAGCAGGAATTTCATTCAGCAGTGTGTTCTCTCAGCATCATCAAAAGGAGACAAATATCCCTCTGGAGAGCAAATGCAAGTTCCTGAAAAGGTGTAGTTCAGATCTTCCTAAACCAAGAGATATTCAGGTTCCTCCAGTCCCTGTAgtgtcttctgtttttcatctatTCTGTACAGTCCATTAGCTATTGCTTCTTTGCTCGTGTGCTGGTTGTAATAGCCTTGGTACAGCCTCAAGTGGTTTTACATTAGATGTGTAGAAGTAAATTTTAGGTTGCAGAAGAGCACGTTGAGCTGCAGGATgagcaaaaccagaaaaacaccCTAAAAATAGTGATGGACTCATTACAgttaaaacacacaaaaaggaaCCCAAGCACAAAACCTGCTGGGAAAATCTTGTGAAGTTTCTTGGTGTCACTTCTGCTTTAGCTGtttgtattttctccctttctggaCATAAATGAGACTCCAGGTCAAACACCTCAGTGGTCAGCATAGGTGGGAACAGTTTCCTCTGCATACTTACTGCAGTTTCTGTACTTCCTTAGCCTTTAGGTAAGCTCATTTAATAGatgctgtgttctgggctgtgTAAGGCTTCACAGTGCAGGCTGAGCAGACCAGATGTTCTGGTGCAAGTGGGGTTTCCCAGTGCAAGAGGGGCTTCCTCTGCTGGTCTTGGCAGTGgttcttttttccagttttagtTGCTATGGTTGCTTCAGCTTTTTGAAACAGTTGTTAGTTTGATTGCCTTATAGCTGGAGATCTCTGGAGATAGGTgatctctgttttgttttccttggaaCTAAAAGCTTCACCTTCACAATGGCTCTTCAGAGGCAGGGGTTGGTGAGAATTCTGAGCCTCTTGTTTTTTCACTTCCATAGGTTTTTTTGGAGATGTAAAAAACTCCACCTGATAACACCTGTTACAGTGTTAAAGTGGGTTTTCCTTCAGTACACACTGAAGTATAGGTCACTTTCAAAGTCCAGACAGTTGTTGGTCCCCTCTCATGGAACATAACTGCAAAGTCCTTCTTTCAAATTTAAGGTCACTGGAGTTTCAGGATGCCTTTATGTGAAATATTGGACAGAATGACTCTGGGAATCCTTAATAACAACCTGCAGATAGATATACAGAATTCTGTAGTGCTGGGAGAATAATTTTGTAACCTGCAAACTGCTAATAAGAGAACTGTGAGAATTCATGATGCCTCTGGTTTCCACGTACAGCTGGAACAGGATTGACCCAACCTTGTCAGGGTGAAGTAAAGTGCTGGTCTGAAACCTGTCCTGAAACTCTGGATCAAAATACACACGCAGATGGGATGGGAGCATTGTGGAGGTGATGTGCTGCATCCTTGGAGAGCAGGGACAGGAAAAAAGTGCCTGTTACTTTGATTGATAGT from Lagopus muta isolate bLagMut1 chromosome 27, bLagMut1 primary, whole genome shotgun sequence includes these protein-coding regions:
- the NSD3 gene encoding histone-lysine N-methyltransferase NSD3 isoform X3, translating into MDFSFSFMQGIMGNTIQQPPQLIDSANIRQEDAFDASSDIAEDGGQTPYEAALQQGFQYPTPTAEDLPPIANGYPATINMYEPQAKFQTYSQYPNGSANGFGTVRNFSPPEYYHMENSNARPHEVLEKPSPPQPPPPPPSVSQTVIPKKTGSPEIKLKITKTIQNGRELFESSLCGDLLNEVQASEYAKAKHEGRKEKRKKSSKHDSSRSEERKSHKIPKLEPEEQNRPNERLSMLSERPREDAVLEEAPVQQFLPSLPTQVSHDVKFQVGDLVWSKVGTYPWWPCMVSCDPQLDVHTKINTRGAREYHVQFFSNQPERAWVHEKRVREYKGHKQYEQLLAEAAKQASNHSEKQKIRKPRPQRERAQWDIGIAHAEKALKMTREERIEQYTFIYIDKEPEEVLSKAKKAAASKSETKKNRRPKPALNTQPEHGSVITGSPSSAELRRQSQRRQSSAEEEEPPPVKIAWKTAAARKSLPASITMHNLDLQKCNMSPVVKIEQVFALQNAAGDGKLIDQFVYSTKGVGNKAEISVKGQEKLNSSASQRNEKATCNVQNASSPETTSGSAGSVEKKQQRRSIRTRSESEKSTEVVPKKKIKKEQVEMVPLAAVKTGLQKGASEISDSCKPLKKRSRASTDVELTSSAYRDASDSDSRGLNDLQGSFGKRSDSPSAAVDADASDVQSVDSSLSRRGTGTNKKDTVCQICESSGESLVSCEGECCSTFHMECLGLKAMPEEKFFCTECKNGEHTCFSCKLPGKDVKRCSVSTCGKFYHEACVRKFATALFESRGFRCPQHCCSACSVEKDIHKASKGRMVRCFRCPIAYHSGDGCIAAGSLFVSSHILICSNHSKRNHSSSAVNVGFCFVCARGLVVQDHSDPLFSSYAYKSHYLLNESNRAELMKLPMIPPPSSASKKKCEKGGKLLCCESCPASFHPECLNIDMPEGCWNCNDCKAGKKLRYKQIVWVKLGNYRWWPAEICNPST